A region from the Drosophila takahashii strain IR98-3 E-12201 chromosome 2L, DtakHiC1v2, whole genome shotgun sequence genome encodes:
- the LOC108067931 gene encoding terminal uridylyltransferase Tailor-like, translating into MNDRMCDFWDTLLRNERRANKQKNNVELNQKIITDLLETLCPEFPSKSIQVHPFGSRILGMAGPDSDLDLYVDIGNSSALYSETLTDKVIQEEKIITKALQKNPSKWAFLANVEGHCPVIVARHKNSNIQCDISFSNSMICGQSKLVIYIFELQPIARLMIIYLRGWVKELQIQSAFRSHLLVLMVIFFLQVRGYLPTVYQFQDQLIPDVGPIRSVDNQFL; encoded by the exons ATGAATGACA gaATGTGCGATTTTTGGGATACGCTTTTAAGAAATGAGCGCCGGGCCAATAAGCAGAAAAACAACGTAGAActcaatcaaaaaattataactgaTTTACTGGAGACCTTGTGCCCGGAATTTCCATCTAAATCAATCCAGGTCCACCCATTCGGCTCGCGTATATTGGGAATGGCAGGTCCTGACTCGGATCTTGACCTCTATGTGGATATTG GCAACTCCAGCGCTTTGTACAGCGAAACTCTGACTGATAAAGTTATTCAAGAAGAGAAAATTATTACCAAAGCCCTACAAAAGAATCCTTCGAAATGGGCATTTCTAGCAAATGTCGAAGGCCACTGCCCTGTAATCGTTGCCCGGCATAAGAACTCGAATATCCAGTGCGACATTAGCTTCTCGAACAGCATGATCTGTGGCCAAAGCAAGCTAGTTATCTACATTTTTGAACTGCAGCCGATTG CTCGCTTGATGATCATCTATCTGAGGGGATGGGTCAAGGAACTGCAGATTCAGTCGGCTTTTCGCAGCCACTTGCTGGTACTAATGGTAATATTCTTCCTTCAAGTACGTGGATATCTACCAACTGTCTACCAATTTCAAGATCAACTGATTCCAGATGTTGGCC CCATTCGCAGCGTGGATAACCAATTTCTGTAA
- the LOC108067917 gene encoding uncharacterized protein: MDTKSNDDSAGSDSLDKSMQIKCVMVETTATGEGDSSPGDLDNCSRDSAAESISKEAEAGAGKQADHKTEAAAGTRGEGDSPQSSQSPPEHPANNSPTSSSSSCTAFETKVKLISQNLKETTLAESSGASVSASTSASSSSSLLESQTPSNNSTTDSATSSVRVKKVRFHPDVKENDGGNWVKKKRRSTQTKRASSPSGANCDGMELDGDGEEEEYEDEEAEEPEEEFDLARTIAEAEDYLKQHPLTFVQRVEQNGERLQDGLLSIEDMLNEVGEEVVTEYNDEDFFRRIKPENGIERILGKETKAGKVEFLLRYENQGGLFWESEEFIRRTCPSLLKAYEKNRERRQQRLMHHVAKRQSLRQRYTDF; encoded by the exons ATGGATACCAAGTCCAACGATGACTCGGCTGGCAGTGACTCGCTGGACAAATCTATGCAAATCAAGTGTGTGATGGTGGAGACGACGGCGACGGGCGAGGGGGACTCCTCGCCCGGGGATCTGGACAACTGCAGCAGGGATTCCGCTGCGGAATCGATTAGCAAGGAGGCGGAAGCTGGAGCTGGGAAGCAGGCGGATCACAAGACTGAAGCTGCGGCGGGGACGCGGGGCGAGGGCGACAGCCCGCAGAGCAGCCAATCCCCACCAGAACATCCGGCCAACAACtcgcccacctcctcctcctcctcctgcactGCCTTCGAGACGAAAGTCAAGCTAATCTCACAGAACCTCAAGGAGACCACGCTGGCCGAGAGTTCCGGCGCCTCGGTCTCGGCATCCACGTCcgcctccagcagcagcagcctgcTGGAGTCGCAGACGCCCTCCAACAATTCCACCACTGACTCCGCCACGTCGTCCGTCCGCGTGAAGAAGGTGCGCTTCCATCCGGATGTAAAAGAGAACGACGGCGGGAATTGGGTCAAGAAGAAGCGACGCTCCACGCAGACGAAGCGGGCCTCCTCGCCCAGCGGCGCCAACTGTGATGGCATGGAGCTGGACGGCGACGGCGAAGAGGAGGAGTACGAGGACGAAGAGGCGGAGGAGCCGGAGGAGGAGTTCGATCTGGCCAGGACGATCGCCGAGGCGGAGGACTACCTCAAGCAGCACCCGCTGACCTTTGTGCAGCGCGTCGAGCAGAACGGCGAGCGGCTGCAGGACGGACTGCTCAGCATCGAGGATATGCTGAACGAGGTCGGCGAGGAGGTGGTCACCGAGTACAACGACGAGGACTTCTTCAGGCGCATCAAGCCGGAGAACGGCATCGAACGCATTCTGGGCAAGGAGACCAAGGCGGGCAAG GTTGAATTCCTCTTGCGCTACGAGAACCAGGGTGGTCTCTTTTGGGAATCGGAGGAGTTTATTAGGCGTACGTGCCCCTCGCTGCTCAAGGCCTACGAAAAGAATCGCGAGCGACGTCAGCAGCGTTTG ATGCACCATGTTGCCAAACGTCAGAGTCTGCGACAGCGATACACGGATTTCTAG
- the Ube4B gene encoding ubiquitin conjugation factor E4 B produces MPEEEPPQKPMEEEEDEEQDQEQEQDQQAPGEVPSQQQQPEEHKPEEQPQQPAEAVVVAELSAEEMRARRLRTLAARSGIQSALAPLTPSPEKAPRTNVSGESRLVREATPSDKEVSLPTPTPTPVSAPAWSELSGKPDMDVEMKSVASTPVQDVEMTPALSLPVTEATKRSVLQSCQISAGNHELAIESVGSPTKSADEQNEQLLSRLLNATWNEYGSGSIICAQSASFLEQQPSRRFDFECIVSNVLMEAALKIYNDELNEGEGGSALTEDKEFSSAKKIKSDDTEVQEILANAAASEETAAGGAPNPMETTSSEVAGGACVAPPVLSIVTTTKHSVLRYLIRCYHNYQTECARKTAVSQPALQLAFEQVMRMTVLVLTDRIHQNLNGHMDQSALLELMYTDKVSESFLIDLIAHTHQDRDAFDAIFSQVLRGLFAGMQRNICTSKISVQQIEWLAKLVVIKVGNVRPIADLVSRQPNFLPPICTKISGREIVKCSFLGPFLSVSLFAEENVKFAEFSTKNKLEDAASSRLRWELHSMRTHMHVVFHSLCVNASSRPKTLEYIAKILRHNDRRVQFASDEKLLARDGFVINLMSVLQQLSVKIKLDRIEPNFHYYKNSLVNIEQDTKIRYSEEEYRNFLARDFSQSVENANFQTQCWFLTLQAHHLGYLPAIQRYRQKVRAIKELQKLIDELDRTKPHWVNSRYANRNNQFKERWEKQLRKLNRSKTCSEITLLDPALLQRCTEFYSTVCEFMLYQFEGRPIEGPFISKLPVQQLKPSDAFSALPEWYIDDIAEFILFTMQHANVDIRQGIDHSIITWLLTCVCASHLIKNPYVTAKLVEVMFVFSLKPANSVNTAMWNHELAQNALVSALMRFYVDVETTGQSTEFYDKFTIRYHISHLFKSMWENPIHRQAVICESRVGNQFVKFVNMLMNDTTFLLDECLENLKRIHQTQQLLSDKANLSKMSAEQQQSRLTQLATDERQCRSYLTLARETVDLFHYLTSDIKEPFMRAELVDRLSSMLNFNLKQLAGPKCNDLKVKNPAKYGWEPRSLLAQIFDIYLHLDCDRFAEALAADERSFDVQICNEAASRIKRLALRSAVEVERFKALTQRAHEIYVTNQQTEDECADAPDEFKDPLMDTLMSDPVVLPSGTVMDRAIITRHLLNSCTDPFNRQPLTEDMLVPNIELKQRIDAWRKEQRGKRNNS; encoded by the exons ATGCCGGAAGAGGAGCCACCGCAGAAGCccatggaggaggaggaggatgaggagcaggatcaggagcaggagcaggatcaGCAGGCGCCGGGCGAGGTGCCCagtcagcagcaacagccggAGGAGCATAAACCCGAGGAGCAGCCACAGCAGCCGGCGGAGGCCGTTGTGGTCGCCGAATTGTCCGCCGAAGAG ATGCGCGCCCGTCGTCTTCGGACCTTGGCCGCCCGAAGTGGCATACAGAGCGCCCTGGCGCCTTTAACTCCGAGTCCCGAAAAGGCGCCACGGACCAATGTCTCTGGCGAGTCTCGACTGGTGCGCGAGGCCACGCCGAGTGACAAGGAGGTGTCCCTGCCCACGCCCACACCCACACCCGTTTCGGCGCCCGCCTGGTCGGAGCTAAGCGGCAAACCGGACATGGATGTGGAGATGAAGTCGGTGGCCTCGACACCGGTGCAAGACGTGGAAATGACGCCGGCCCTCAGCCTGCCAGTCACCGAGGCCACGAAGCGGAGTGTTCTCCAAAGCTGCCAGATCTCGGCTGGAAATCATGAGCTGGCCATCGAGTCTGTGGGCAGCCCAACCAAGAGTGCGGATGAGCAGAACGAGCAGCTGCTCTCGCGGCTGCTGAATGCCACCTGGAATGAGTACGGCAGCGGTTCCATCATCTGTGCCCAGAGCGCCAGCTTCCTGGAGCAGCAGCCCAGTCGCAGATTCGACTTTGAGTGCATTGTATCGAATGTGCTAATGGAGGCGGCCCTGAAGATTTACAATGATGAGTTGAACGAGGGAGAGGGCGGTTCCGCTTTGACAGAAGATAAGGAATTCTCGTCGGCCAAGAAAATCAAGTCAGATGATACGGAGGTGCAGGAGATTCTGGCCAATGCCGCAGCCAGCGAGGAAACAGCGGCTGGCGGAGCTCCTAACCCTATGGAAACGACGAGTAGCGAGGTAGCTGGAGGAGCCTGCGTAGCTCCGCCGGTGCTGAGCATCGTGACCACCACCAAGCACAGCGTGCTGCGCTATCTAATCCGTTGCTATCACAATTATCAGACGGAATGCGCCCGAAAGACGGCCGTCAGCCAGCCCGCCTTGCAGCTGGCCTTCGAACAGGTGATGCGAATGACCGTCCTGGTGCTCACCGATCGCATTCATCAGAATCTCAACGGGCACATGGACCAGTCGGCTCTGCTGGAGCTGATGTACACGGACAAGGTGAGCGAGTCGTTTCTCATCGACTTGATAGCCCACACGCACCAGGATCGCGATGCCTTCGATGCCATTTTCAGTCAGGTGCTGCGTGGTCTCTTTGCGGGAATGCAGCGCAACATTTGCACCTCAAAGATCAGCGTGCAGCAGATCGAGTGGCTGGCCAAGCTGGTGGTTATTAAGGTGGGCAACGTTCGACCCATCGCAGATCTCGTGTCCAGGCAGCCCAACTTCCTGCCCCCCATCTGCACAAAGATCTCGGGGCGGGAAATAGTCAAGTGCAGCTTCCTGGGACCCTTCCTCTCCGTTTCTCTGTTCGCCGAGGAAAACGTCAAGTTTGCCGAGTTTAGCACTAAGAATAAGCTTGAAGATGCTGCCAGTTCCCGGCTGCGTTGG GAACTTCACTCCATGCGCACCCATATGCACGTTGTGTTCCACTCGCTGTGTGTGAATGCCAGCAGCCGTCCAAAGACGTTGGAGTACATCGCCAAAATCCTTCGCCACAACGACCGCCGCGTGCAGTTTGCCAGCGACGAAAAGCTTCTGGCCAGAGACGGATTCGTCATCAATCTGATGAGCGTGCTGCAGCAGCTGTCGGTGAAGATCAAACTGGACCGCATCGAGCCGAACTTCCACTACTACAAGAACTCCCTCGTCAACATCGAGCAGGACACGAAGATTCGTTACAGCGAGGAGGAGTACCGCAACTTCCTGGCCCGCGATTTCAGCCAGTCCGTGGAGAACGCCAACTTCCAGACGCAGTGCTGGTTCCTCACCCTTCAGGCCCATCACCTGGGCTACCTGCCCGCCATCCAGCGCTACCGCCAGAAGGTGCGCGCCATTAAGGAGCTGCAGAAACTCATCGACGAGCTGGACCGCACCAAGCCGCATTGGGTCAACTCGCGCTACGCCAATCGTAATAATCAGTTTAAGGAGCGCTGGGAGAAGCAGCTGAGGAAGCTTAATCG CTCGAAAACCTGCAGCGAGATCACGCTCTTGGATCCCGCTTTGCTCCAGCGATGCACGGAATTCTACTCCACTGTCTGCGAGTTCATGCTATACCAGTTCGAGGGACGCCCCATCGAGGGGCCCTTCATCTCCAAGCTGCCCGTGCAGCAGCTGAAGCCATCGGATGCATTTTCCGCACTGCCCGAGTGGTACATCGATGACATCGCCGAGTTCATACTGTTCACCATGCAGCACGCAAACGTGGACATCCGCCAGGGCATCGACCACTCGATCATCACCTGGCTGCTGACCTGCGTCTGCGCCTCGCATCTCATTAAGAACCCTTATGTGACTGCCAAGCTGGTCGAGGTGATGTTTGTGTTCTCCCTTAAGCCAGCCAACTCGGTCAACACAGCG ATGTGGAACCACGAGCTGGCCCAAAACGCCCTGGTCAGCGCCCTGATGAGGTTCTATGTGGATGTGGAGACAACGGGCCAAAGCACTGAGTTTTACGATAAGTTTACCATAAG ATATCATATTAGCCATCTGTTCAAATCCATGTGGGAGAATCCCATTCACCGGCAGGCCGTCATTTGTGAATCCCGGGTGGGCAATCAATTTGTGAAGTTCGTCAATATGCTGATGAATGATACGACTTTTTTGCTGGACGAGTGCTTGGAGAACCTGAAGCGCATCCATCAGACCCAGCAGCTGCTGTCGGACAAGGCGAACCTCAGCAAGATGAGCgcggagcagcagcaaagtCGACTCACCCAGCTGGCGACGGACGAGCGCCAGTGTCGCTCCTACTTGACACTGGCTCGCGAGACAGTCGACCTGTTTCATTATCTGACA AGCGACATTAAGGAGCCATTCATGCGCGCCGAGCTTGTGGATCGGCTTAGTTCCATGCTAAACTTTAATCTGAAGCAGCTGGCCGGGCCGAAGTGCAATGACCTGAAGGTCAAGAACCCGGCCAAGTACGGCTGGGAGCCACGCAGTCTGCTGGCCCAGATCTTCGACATATATCTCCACCTGGACTGTGATAGATTCGCTGAGGCCCTGGCCGCCGACGAGCGTTCCTTCGACGTGCAGATCTGCAATGAAGCAGCGTCGAGGATCAAACGCCTGGCCCTCCGATCGGCGGTTGAGGTGGAACGTTTTAAGGCGCTAACACAGCGAGCCCATGAGATCTATG TTACCAACCAACAGACTGAAGATGAATGCGCCGACGCGCCCGATGAGTTCAAGGATCCGCTGATGGACACCCTCATGTCAGACCCAGTAGTGCTGCCCTCCGGCACGGTGATGGACCGGGCGATCATCACCCGGCATCTGCTCAACAGCTGCACCGACCCGTTCAACCGACAGCCCCTCACCGAGGACATGCTGGTGCCCAACATTGAGCTGAAGCAGCGCATCGACGCCTGGCGCAAGGAGCAGCGCGGCAAGCGGAACAACAGCTAA